The region ATCGCCTCGCTGAGATCCCCCAGGTCTGTGTGGGTCAGTCCGATGTTGCCGAGGATCAGCTGCTGCGCCTGCCTGTCCCCGCGGGCGCCCTGGAGAGCGAGCGCTCTCCTGAATCCCTCGAGAGCCGGCCCGTACTCGGCCAGCTCCCTGCGAACAAGAGCGATCCGGTTGATCGCCCAGGCCTCGTACTCGGCATCGGCTTGCGCATGGAAGACCCTCCGCGCGCGGTCCCAGGCGCGGAGGGCTTCCCGAGGGCGGCCGGCGAAGTAGTGCGCGCTTCCCATCAGGAGATATCCGTGGCCGAAGCCGCGATCGAGAGCCAGCGCCCCTTGCGCCTGCGCCAGCGCATCCTCCGGCGATTTCCTCTTCATCGCGACGCATCCGAGGCCGTAGCGGACGCTCGGATTGCGCGGATCGGATGCGAGCAGGCCGCGAAGCTCGCTCTCGACCGCATCGAGATCGGCCGCGCGGGCGCGGCATTCGACGAGGCTGAAGTAGGGGCGCGGGTCGCGGGGCGCGCTTCTGATGCTCTCGCGGTAGGTCTCGATCGCGGCATCGATCGCGCCGGCGTGCCGGAGGCTCTCCGCGCGGGGGAAGTGGACGCGATCCCGGGCCTGATGGGGATCTTCGCGGGCGCACGAGCAGAGGAAGCAGGAGATGGCCAGCAGGGGAAGAGTGGCCGACGGCGCGACCGGCCGACGGCACGACCCGCGCCGCGGGACTCGAGCGAATCGGCTCACAACTGCCTCATGACTCCGCTCGTGGGCGCGTATGCCGCGCGGCCGTCGCTCAGCGGCAGAGACCCTTCAGTGCGCTCCAGCAGGATGTCGACCGCGCGGTTGTCCGTCAGCGGTACAGACCCCTCAGTGCGCCCCAGGATGTCGATCGCGCCGGCGTCGGCTCCTCCACCTCGAACTCCTGGCTGGCGTCCCATTCGTGCGGGATCTGATCCTCGAACCATGTGGCAAAGTCGGGGAACCGCCATTGCGATCCGCATCCCAGGAAGATCTCATCGCCTAGGCGCCCCCATTTCGGAGGCAATCGGGTCTCGCTCGTTGCCAGGGCCTGGATCCCCATCCAGAACTTGCCCGGTTCGAGAGGGATCGCAACCTCCAGGTCATACCTGTAGCAGGGGAGCTCGTCGGGATCGTTGCCGATGAAGGTCCCCGGGAGCTTGATCCCCAGGAACTCCGCCAGGAGACCCGTTGGAGTGCAGACCAGATCGCCATAGAAGCGGACATTGAACACGGCGCTGTCGGGGTAGGTCGGCCGCCGCTCCATGTAGCCGCCCCACCAGGTCGCCTTGATGATCGTGCAGGTCGATGTGACCTCGCACTCGTTCGCGACCTCGATCGAGTCGCTGGGGAACTTCGCGCTCTCGGGGATTCCGCGCTGGCTGCAAATGACGTCCCGCGGCGACCAGCGATCGGGCCCTCGCGGCGCCGCGGGCTCTCCCTCGGCTCCAGCGCCGGCGACGCCGCCGGCGACAAGCAGACCCACTACACATACGCATGCGCTCTTGGACATGGCGATGATCCTCCTGCGGGCGGGCTTTACGGACGGACAGACGACTCAGAGAGGCGCGGGATCATTATCGCACAGAGAAGCCTGGTTCTCAAGCCCTGCCGGGTTCCTGCCGGATTCTCCGGACGCCGCGGCCGCGCGCGGCGCTCCCCGCCGCCCGGGAAATCCGTCTCGCCACGCGGCCGGCTCCAGGGCATCATGACGCCATGCATGCTCCTCCGTCCCCGGCGCCCGCGCCCCACGTCCTGGTCCTGATCGACCATCTGAACCGGGAGAGGGGGGGGGCGGAGAACCAGGCGATCCTGCTGCTGCGCGGCATGCCCCCCGAGAAGGCCCGGATGCGGGTCGCCTACTTCGCGGGGCGGAGCGAGGACATCGAGGCCGTCGCCGCGGCGGGGGTCGGAATCGATCTCCTGCCCTCCGGCCCGCGCCGGCTCTGGCCGATCTCCGTTCTCCGCAAGGCGAGCGGGATCGTCCGCAGGCACCGGATCCAGGTCGTGCAGACCTTCCTCCCCTCGCTCGACATCCTCGCGCCCGCGCTGCGTCTCCTGCATCCTTCCCTCAGGATCTCGACCAGCCGACGGTGTCTCGACAGCTATCTCCCCGCGCGGCATCTCCGCCTTCTTCGCTTGAGCGGGCGCTTCGCCCATGCCATCGTCGCCAACGCGAGGGCCGTGGCGGAGAGCGCGCGTGTCGAGGAGGGAGCAGCGGAGTCTCGGCTGCGCGTCATCCCCAATGCCATCGAACCGTCTCCCGCGCCGGATCCGGTCGAGAGGCGAGACGCCCGCCGCCGCTTCGCCATGAGCGACGATGACTTCGTCATCGCCTATCCCGCCCACTTCCGGGACGGGAAGGGGCACAAGCACCTTGTCGATCTCCTGCGGCGGCTGCTAGAGAGGGCTCCACGAGCCCTTCTGGCGGTCGCGGGGGACGAAGAGGGCGAGCCCGACTGCGTCGCGAACTCCGCCCTCTTCCGCGCGGAGGTTCGACAGTCGGGCCTCGAGAACCGGGTCCGGAGACTCGGCCTGTTGCCCGGAATCCGTCCGCTGCTCGCCGCCGCCGATGTCGCCCTGAACCTCTCGGAGACCGAAGGGATGAGCAACACGATCATGGAAGCGATGGCGGCGGGGCTCCCGGTCGTCGCGACCCGGGTGGGCGGGACGCCGGAGCTGATCGAGGATGGGAGGGAGGGTTGGCTGATTCCAGCCGGAGATCTCTTCCTTGGAGCCGACCGCCTCGCCCTCCTCGCGGGGGAGCCTGAGGCCAGGAGGCGGATGGCCGCCGCGACCCGGGAGAGGGTCCTCAGGGACTTCTCGGTCGCCAGGATGGCCGATTCCTATGCCGCTCTCTATCGGGGTCTGCTCGAGCCCCGGAGCTGACCCGGCGCAGTCGCTGCGCGCAAGCGCGGCGCCCGATCATGAAGAGAGCAAAGGATTCCATGGCAGCGAGTTAGAAGATGCCACGACAGGGGTCTGCGCGCAGGGGGGTCGCACGGGCGTGGGCTGTCCGACCTTTCCGGACTCGCCCTGCGACCATCCGGCCTGATGCGTCGCGCCCCGGTCCGCAAGTCGAGCCGCGCCGGAACGGACGGTTTTCCGCTTGGTACCCGCTCCGATCCGGCCGAAGAGCACATGGAGGCCATGGCGGGCCGCGGGGAGATTCCGAGATGGACGCCACGAAGGTGCTTGACGATCGGCGAATTGGCTGGTAGTATTCGTACTTGCATGATGATGCGTCGCGTGGGGCCAGATTCCTGAAGGGGCTCGGGGGATCCGGAGAGACATCCGGCGGCGCGAGTCCGCGGACGACACGAACCCCAACAACGAATGGAGGATTCTCAGCTATGCGTTGGTTGTTAGTTCTTGCTCTGATGGTTGCCTTCGCTGGGTCGGCTCTGGCCGCGATCCACACGAGCAACACCGAGGTTCTCGGTCCGAAGGGTAGCGGCAACGGCGCTTCCGACGGTCGCGAGGGCGGCGAGACCTGGTACGACGCGGTGGTGATCGGTGGTCTTCCTTACACCGATACCGGCGCGACTTGTGACAACGTCGCCGACATCTCCACGACCTGTGGTGGCGGTGGCACTGCGCAGGATGTGGTCTACATGTACACTCCCGCGGCCAACGTTACCGTCACTGTCAGCCTCTGTGGCTCCTCGTACGACACGGTCCTCGAGGTGCAGCAGGGTATCGGCGTTGCAATCGCTTGCAACGACGACTACTGCGGTCTGCAGTCCGAGATTCAGGGCCTCGCCCTGCTCGGCGGCACGACCTACTACATCATCGTCGATGGCTACGGCACCGGCTGCGGCAGCTACACGCTCAGTGTCACTGAGCCCGTTGTCCCCGTCCTCGAGTGCCCCACCGGCGCGCTCCTCGAGGGCGAGCCCGATTGCTACGACGAGTACTACGACAGCTACAACGGCGGCTGCAACAGTGTCGGATTCCCCGAGATCTGTCCGCAGTCGGGGAACAGTGCGACCATGTGCGGTAAGAGCGGGACCTACTCCTACCAGGGTAGCAGCTACCGCGACACCGACTGGTTCACCTGCTACGGCGCCGGGATGACGGCCACGCTGACCTGCGTCGCCGAGTTCCCGCTGCAGCTGATCTTCATCTACGGTGCCGACTGCAACAACCTGCAGTACACCTACACGACTGCGCAGCCGATGGTGCCGGCTACCCTTAGCTGGTTCATGGCTCAGGGCGTTCCGTTCTGGCCGTGGATCGGTTCGTCGCAGTTCACGGGCGTCCCTTGCGGTTCCGACTGGATCATGGATCTGGCGGGCATCTGGTGCCAGCCGACTGCCACGCAGCCGTCGACCTGGGGCACCATCAAGGGGCTCTACAAGTAGGATCTGAGTTCGCATAGCCTCGACTGGAGGCTGTGAAGATGCGAGGGCTGGGACCGGGGTCCCAGCCCTCAATCTATGTCCGGCGGGACGCGTTTATCTCTGAAGGATGAACTTGCGGGAGGCCCGCTCTCCTCCCACCTCGACCGTGAGGAAATAGACCCCGGAGGGGAGAGAGAGACTCGCGGCAGCCGCATCGGACAGGGACCAGTCCTGCTCGCCCGCCGTTGCTTCCTCATCGCGCAGGATGGTCCGGACGCGGCCGGTCACGTCGTGGGCCAGGATCCGCACGCGCGCCGGGGTCGCGAGGCTGAAGTGGAAGCGCAGCGGCCCGACGGAGGGGTTTGGGAAGGGACCGTCGATCCGATGCCGGCGCGTGCGACCGGATAGGGATGCCGGGGTCGGCGGCATCGGCAGCTCGTAGCCGCGCGACGAGACCGCCACGACTCGATACAGGCAGCTCGGGCGCTCCATCGGCTCGACGAACTCGTTCTGTCGCTGGGGAGGGAGGAGGGCCCCGGTGCGGCGGATCCAGCTCGCACCCCCGTCGTCGGAGCGATCGACCGCGAACCCGGCCACGCGCGCCATCTGGCCGCAGCCCCAGGTGAGGCGGGCCACAGCGGTCTCGCCTCCCTCCTCCACCCGCACCACGACCTTAGAGTGGAATCCCGAAACCTGCGGAAGGAAGTCCGCGATGTCGAGAGTCACCGCGACCTCGGCGCTGGGGGAGGACGGATTGCCCGAGACATCGCGCGCCGTGACCGAGTAGAAGTACTCGATCTCGGGAGAGGCGGTCGTGTCCAGGAAGGATGGAGAGAGCAGGCCCGGCACTGTCCAGACATCGGGAGAGCCCGTCTGGCGCCTGTGCAGGGCGTAGTCGGCGAAGTCGGGCTCGGCCGACGGGAACCAGGCCAGGCGAACGCGATCCCCCTCGTCCGCGGCGGCGAGGCCCATCGGCGCGGCGGGGGGGCTGGTGTCGAGAGGGAGGAAGGTCTGGGCGGCCGCGTCATTGGAGCAGCCCGATCGATTCCCCGCCTCGTCGGCCACGCGAATGGCGAAGTGGTGCTCCGTGTCGGACTCGAGCCCCGTGACGGTGAAGGTCTCGCCTGCTCCGGCCGGCGCGGGGAGCATGGCCACAGCGATCGGGATCGCGGTTTCCCAGTTCGATTCATCGATTGGACTCACGGATCGGCGAAGCTCGTAGCGCGTCGCCTGCCCCTGGAGCCCATCGTCCCCGACCGCGGTCCATGCGATCTGTATTCGGGTCTCGTCAATGGCGGTCGCCGCGAGATTCGAGACGGCGGCGGGCGGAGTCGTGTCGATGGGATCTTCCTCCGGCGGCTCGGGGATTGCGTCCGTCGTCAGATCCACGACATTGGAGACGGGAGACCAGTTGCCCGCCGCATCGGATGTCTTGAGGGCGACGAAGTAGCGGGTCGAGGGCGCGAGCCCTTCAATCCCCTGCGATGCGGGCGACCCCGGCGGCCCAGGCGTCGGAAGCTCCGGCACGAGATCCGCGCCGCCCCAGGATTCCTCGTCGATCTCCTCGGTAGAGATACGCATCTCATAGGCCGCGCACTGCCCGCCGTCGTCATCGGGGGTCGTCCAGGCCAGGAGGACCGAGACCGTGTCCAGGCCTGCGACCCGGAGGTCCTCGACGCGGTCCGGCGGCAGCGTGTCCGGCGACGGAGGAGTCGTGGCGTCGACCGACTCGGAGAGTGGCCCCAGATTGCCCGCGTCATCGATCGCGCGCAGGGCGAAGTGGTAGGTTGTCTCCGGCTCGAGATCCGCGACGCGGAGCGACTCCGGAGAACCGGCGCCCCGGCACGAGACGACCGGCAGGACTGGCGTCGCCGACTCCCAGCTTTCCGGGGTCACAGGGCTCCGCGCCCTGCGGATGTCGTAATGATCCGCTCCGCCCGGCGCGCCCGCGTCACTCGGCGAGAGCCATGTCAGGAGGACGCGATCCGGAGCGATCGCCCGGGCGGCGATATCCGCGACCGGAGCGGGCGGGACGATGTCGGGGAGAACCTCCGGCTCGAGCGTGATGGCTTCGATCTGGTTGGAGATCTCCGACCAGTTCCCGCGGGGATCGCGTGAGCGAAGGGCGACATAGTAGCGCGTGGACGGGATGAGGTCTGCGATCGTGAGTCGTTGCTCGACGCCGGGGGAGGCGGGATCGGGGGCGCTTGCCGAGACGCCGGCCGCCCACCCGTCTCCATCGAGAGGAAAGGTCGAGAACCTGATCTCGTAGCGGTCCACCTCCGGCTCCTCGACGCAATCGTCGGGCACGCGATCCTCCGGCGCGCTCCACGAGACCTCGATTGTCGTTCGCGCGATCGCGCGCGCCTCGAGATCGGTGGTCCTGATCGGGGGAAGAGTGTCGGGGGCGGAGGTCGTCGTGACCTCGCAAACGGAAGCGAGCGATGACAGGTTCCCTTCTTCATCGAGCGAGCGGATTCCGACGTGGTAGGTCGTCGCGGGAGCTAGCCCCTCGAGGAGGAAGCTCTCCTGCGCCCCGGGCTCGCCCGGATCGGGAAGGCCCTCGACGATGAGCCCCTCTTCCCATGTCTCTTCGGCCAGCCCCTCTGCCGAGAAGCGTCCCAGGTAGCCGGAGACCGGCTCGCCGGGCGTGTCGTCGCGCGGAGCCGTCCAGCGCAGGAGCGCGCTCCTGTGTCCGGAGGCGACAGCCTGAAGATCATCGATGCCGGACGGAGGCTCCGTGTCGGGAGCCGGCTCCGTGCCGGCCGATGCCGCGTTCGAGAGGGGGCTCCAGTTGCCCGCCTCGTCGCCGACGCGCAGGGCGAAGTGATACCGGGTGCCGGGGCTCAATCCCGTGACCACGAAGCTCTCCGGCGCTCCCGGATTCGCGGGAGAGGGTTCGCCCTCGGCGCGGATGGCGTTGGGCCAGGTCGTCCCGTCGATCACCGTTGTGGCGTAGCGCAGATCGTAGCCGCTCGCGCGCCCCTGGATTCCGTCGTCACCGGTCGCGGTCCAGGCGAGACGGATCGACGTCTGGGTCGGCGACGAGGCCGCGAGGTCGTCCACGCCGGCCGGCGGAGTCGTGTCGGGGGGTTGGAGCGTCGTCGCCGAAGGGACGTTCGAGAGTCCGCTCCAGTTCGGGACCTCGTCGGCGACCTTGATCGCGAAGTAATATCGCGTGGCCGCCGCGAGACCCGGGACCGTGAAGGTCTCCGCCTCCCCGGCCGGCCGCGGCGCGGGCTCGCCGGTCGCGCGGGTGGCGCCGGCCCAGCTCGTCGCGTCGATGGGGGAGGTCGAGTACCGGATGTCGTACTGCGACGCGCGACCCTGGTTGCCGTTCGCCCCGACCGCCGTCCAGCTCAGGAGGATGCTCGTCGCCGTGGGCGACCCCGCGGCGAGCGTTGTGACGGGAGAGGGCGGGGGATTCGATTGGCCGGCGGGGAGAATCGCGAAGGCTCCGCCTCCATCGGCCGGAAAGGCGATCGATCCCGCGGAACCGGACTGCAGATCGTAGCCGATCAGCTGCGCGTCCTGAGCGACGTCATAGCCGTCGCCGGGGACCAGACCGAAGATCAGATGGTTGACCGTGGAAAGAGCCGGATGGGCGGAGAATGCCAAGGCTCCGCAGGCAAGGATGAGAGCGAGCCTCTTCCTCGTAGATCCTCCTTTGTGCCCTCGCCTTCCCGAGTCGATGGGGGCGCGTCGCCTGACCCACCCATCCCCTCCGCAGGTCCCGGCATCGCAAGGCGGGAGCCATCAAGAGCCGTTCGGGGCGGCTGTTTCCGGTATTCCGCAATTTGTTACGAGTCATTGGGTTGAGCGGCTGGCTGGGGCTCTGATTCGCCTGCGCGCGGCCCGGGATCGGATCCTTGGGATCTCGCTCGTTGCGATCCGGAATGAGGAGAGGGCAAGATGCATTGCACGCATCTCGGGCCTTCTTGGCCTCGGCGGCGGATGGACGAAGCGCGGCGGGGGATCGGATCGTCCCGATGGAAGGCGGATCGCCAATGCGGATCGCAGTCCTCTATCAGTACTTCAAGACGCGCGAGGGATTCGGGAGCACGCGCTCCTTCGAGTTCGTCCGCCGCCTTCGCGCGGACGGGCACGAAGTGCTCGTGATCACCTCGACCGCGCGTCTATCCGGCTTCGCGGGCAGGCCGCGCTGGGGCGTACTCGAAGGGGAAGCGGACGGCATCCCGATCTGGGCGGTTCCGTCCGCCTACAGCAACCGGATGCGTTTCGGCCGAAGGGTGTTCGAGTTTCTCCGCTTCGCCGTCGTCTCGAGCATGGCGGTTCTGCGCGCGCCGAGACCCGATCTGATCTACGCGAGCAGCACGCCCCTCACCGTCGCGATCCCCGCCCTCGCGGGCCGCATCCTGAGGCGCCTGCCGCTGCTCTTCGAGGTCCGCGATCTCTGGCCCGAGGTGCCGATCGGGATGGGGATCCTGCGCAACCGGATCGCGATCGTGCTTGCGAGGGGTTTGGCGAGGGCGGCGTACCGGCGCAGCGCGCGCGTGATCGCTCTCTCTCCGGGCATGCGGGATGGCATCCTGCGCTACGGCATCGAGCCCG is a window of Candidatus Eisenbacteria bacterium DNA encoding:
- a CDS encoding glycosyltransferase; this translates as MHAPPSPAPAPHVLVLIDHLNRERGGAENQAILLLRGMPPEKARMRVAYFAGRSEDIEAVAAAGVGIDLLPSGPRRLWPISVLRKASGIVRRHRIQVVQTFLPSLDILAPALRLLHPSLRISTSRRCLDSYLPARHLRLLRLSGRFAHAIVANARAVAESARVEEGAAESRLRVIPNAIEPSPAPDPVERRDARRRFAMSDDDFVIAYPAHFRDGKGHKHLVDLLRRLLERAPRALLAVAGDEEGEPDCVANSALFRAEVRQSGLENRVRRLGLLPGIRPLLAAADVALNLSETEGMSNTIMEAMAAGLPVVATRVGGTPELIEDGREGWLIPAGDLFLGADRLALLAGEPEARRRMAAATRERVLRDFSVARMADSYAALYRGLLEPRS
- a CDS encoding T9SS type A sorting domain-containing protein, with the protein product MAFSAHPALSTVNHLIFGLVPGDGYDVAQDAQLIGYDLQSGSAGSIAFPADGGGAFAILPAGQSNPPPSPVTTLAAGSPTATSILLSWTAVGANGNQGRASQYDIRYSTSPIDATSWAGATRATGEPAPRPAGEAETFTVPGLAAATRYYFAIKVADEVPNWSGLSNVPSATTLQPPDTTPPAGVDDLAASSPTQTSIRLAWTATGDDGIQGRASGYDLRYATTVIDGTTWPNAIRAEGEPSPANPGAPESFVVTGLSPGTRYHFALRVGDEAGNWSPLSNAASAGTEPAPDTEPPSGIDDLQAVASGHRSALLRWTAPRDDTPGEPVSGYLGRFSAEGLAEETWEEGLIVEGLPDPGEPGAQESFLLEGLAPATTYHVGIRSLDEEGNLSSLASVCEVTTTSAPDTLPPIRTTDLEARAIARTTIEVSWSAPEDRVPDDCVEEPEVDRYEIRFSTFPLDGDGWAAGVSASAPDPASPGVEQRLTIADLIPSTRYYVALRSRDPRGNWSEISNQIEAITLEPEVLPDIVPPAPVADIAARAIAPDRVLLTWLSPSDAGAPGGADHYDIRRARSPVTPESWESATPVLPVVSCRGAGSPESLRVADLEPETTYHFALRAIDDAGNLGPLSESVDATTPPSPDTLPPDRVEDLRVAGLDTVSVLLAWTTPDDDGGQCAAYEMRISTEEIDEESWGGADLVPELPTPGPPGSPASQGIEGLAPSTRYFVALKTSDAAGNWSPVSNVVDLTTDAIPEPPEEDPIDTTPPAAVSNLAATAIDETRIQIAWTAVGDDGLQGQATRYELRRSVSPIDESNWETAIPIAVAMLPAPAGAGETFTVTGLESDTEHHFAIRVADEAGNRSGCSNDAAAQTFLPLDTSPPAAPMGLAAADEGDRVRLAWFPSAEPDFADYALHRRQTGSPDVWTVPGLLSPSFLDTTASPEIEYFYSVTARDVSGNPSSPSAEVAVTLDIADFLPQVSGFHSKVVVRVEEGGETAVARLTWGCGQMARVAGFAVDRSDDGGASWIRRTGALLPPQRQNEFVEPMERPSCLYRVVAVSSRGYELPMPPTPASLSGRTRRHRIDGPFPNPSVGPLRFHFSLATPARVRILAHDVTGRVRTILRDEEATAGEQDWSLSDAAAASLSLPSGVYFLTVEVGGERASRKFILQR
- a CDS encoding glycosyltransferase family 4 protein gives rise to the protein MRRGQDALHASRAFLASAADGRSAAGDRIVPMEGGSPMRIAVLYQYFKTREGFGSTRSFEFVRRLRADGHEVLVITSTARLSGFAGRPRWGVLEGEADGIPIWAVPSAYSNRMRFGRRVFEFLRFAVVSSMAVLRAPRPDLIYASSTPLTVAIPALAGRILRRLPLLFEVRDLWPEVPIGMGILRNRIAIVLARGLARAAYRRSARVIALSPGMRDGILRYGIEPGRVAVIPNGADLDLFRPDVDCGDLRRELEIEDAFMVVHTGAMGVVNGLEFMIPVCERLAALDPRVVVFLVGEGSQRPRLESLARDRGLANLRFFGPLPKTAIRRWLAAADLGLMLIRRIPILEMNSANKFFDYAAAGLPCLMNYGGWKAELLRRYDAGEAVETDDPGRFASAICGLSADPERLRRMGEKARRMAEEEFDRDRQYQAFLEVVRAAAGPPAGSADGR